The proteins below come from a single Beutenbergia cavernae DSM 12333 genomic window:
- the cydB gene encoding cytochrome d ubiquinol oxidase subunit II — MDLALVWFVLIALLWVGYLVLEGFDFGVGMLMRPLAKDDTDRRLAINTIGPVWDGNEVWLIVAGGATFAAFPEWYATLFSGFYLPLLAILVALIVRGVAFEYRGKIDDDAWRARWDWAITIGSWVPAVLWGVAFANFVRGVPIDADFQMVGGLTSLLSPFALLGGVVTTLLFLTHGAVFLALKTAGDYSRRAQTVAARLAPVTLVVTAAWALWAQVAYSRNAWTWVALAVAALALVGVVVATARRREGWAFTLSAIAIASAVVLVFGSMFPAVMPSSIDPAFSLTISNASSTPYTLTLMTWVAGFLTPLVLAYQGWTYWVFRKRLIREVIPPHTGLVLAPRSERG; from the coding sequence ATGGATCTCGCACTCGTGTGGTTCGTCCTCATCGCCCTGCTCTGGGTCGGCTACCTCGTGCTCGAGGGGTTCGACTTCGGCGTCGGGATGCTCATGCGCCCGCTCGCGAAGGACGACACCGACCGGCGCCTCGCGATCAACACCATCGGGCCCGTGTGGGACGGGAACGAGGTGTGGCTCATCGTCGCCGGCGGCGCGACGTTCGCCGCGTTCCCGGAGTGGTACGCCACCCTCTTCTCCGGCTTCTACCTGCCCCTGCTCGCCATCCTCGTCGCCCTGATCGTGCGCGGCGTGGCGTTCGAGTACCGGGGCAAGATCGACGACGACGCCTGGCGTGCCCGGTGGGACTGGGCCATCACGATCGGCTCGTGGGTGCCGGCGGTCCTGTGGGGCGTCGCGTTCGCCAACTTCGTGCGCGGGGTCCCGATCGACGCCGACTTCCAGATGGTCGGCGGTCTCACGTCGCTGCTGTCGCCGTTCGCGCTGCTGGGCGGCGTCGTCACCACGCTGCTGTTCCTCACGCACGGCGCCGTCTTCCTCGCGCTGAAGACGGCCGGCGACTACTCGCGCCGGGCGCAGACGGTGGCTGCCCGGCTCGCGCCGGTCACGCTCGTCGTGACAGCGGCCTGGGCGCTCTGGGCGCAGGTGGCCTACTCGCGCAACGCGTGGACGTGGGTGGCGCTGGCCGTGGCCGCGCTCGCGCTCGTCGGCGTCGTCGTCGCGACCGCCCGCCGCCGCGAGGGCTGGGCGTTCACGCTGAGCGCGATCGCGATCGCGAGCGCCGTCGTCCTGGTGTTCGGCAGCATGTTCCCCGCCGTCATGCCCTCCTCGATCGACCCGGCGTTCTCCCTGACGATCTCGAACGCCTCCTCGACGCCGTACACGCTGACGCTCATGACGTGGGTCGCGGGCTTCCTCACCCCGCTCGTGCTCGCCTACCAGGGCTGGACGTACTGGGTGTTCCGCAAGCGCCTCATCCGTGAGGTCATCCCGCCGCACACCGGCCTCGTCCTCGCACCGAGGAGCGAGCGCGGGTGA
- a CDS encoding cytochrome ubiquinol oxidase subunit I, with translation MDALELARWQFGITTVYHFIFVPLTIGLAPLVAIMQTAWYVTGKDHWLRLTKFFGKLLLINFALGVVTGIVQEFQFGMNWSEYSRFVGDVFGAPLAIEGLAAFFVESTFLGLWIFGWERLPKLVHLLCIWAVAVAVNASAYFILAANSWMQHPVGAIFNPDTGRAELVDFGAVLTNNTLLAAFPHTVSAAFLVAGTFVAGVAGWWIVRSVRAGDVDLARTVYRPAAILGLATIVVSGAGVAVSGDWQAKLMYEQQPGKMAAAEALCESEYGADFSILTIGDLSNSCEGVQHVIAIPGLTSFLGTGSFDGYLPGVEDVQEEYSARYGGGPQYTPNLAVTYWSFRLMIGFAVFSAALAVAGMWLLRRGRVTDARWFSRLCLIAIPAPFVASSFGWIFTEMGRQPWVVAPNPTGVDMIRLLTYDGVSTVVPASTVLTSLIVFTVLYGVLAVVWFTLIRRYAAKGVPEAAGPVASAENPPDDARDDAARLDFAY, from the coding sequence ATGGACGCGCTCGAGCTCGCCCGCTGGCAGTTCGGCATCACCACCGTCTACCACTTCATCTTCGTGCCGCTGACGATCGGGCTCGCCCCGCTCGTCGCCATCATGCAGACCGCCTGGTACGTCACGGGCAAGGACCACTGGCTGCGGCTGACGAAGTTCTTCGGGAAGCTCCTGCTCATCAACTTCGCGCTCGGCGTCGTCACGGGCATCGTCCAGGAGTTCCAGTTCGGGATGAACTGGAGCGAGTACTCCCGGTTCGTCGGCGACGTCTTCGGCGCTCCCCTGGCGATCGAGGGCCTCGCGGCGTTCTTCGTCGAGTCGACGTTCCTCGGCCTGTGGATCTTCGGCTGGGAGCGACTGCCGAAGCTCGTGCACCTGCTGTGCATCTGGGCCGTCGCGGTGGCGGTCAACGCGTCCGCGTACTTCATCCTGGCCGCGAACTCGTGGATGCAGCACCCGGTCGGTGCGATCTTCAACCCGGACACCGGGCGCGCCGAGCTCGTGGACTTCGGCGCCGTGCTCACGAACAACACCCTGCTCGCGGCCTTCCCGCACACGGTGTCCGCCGCCTTCCTCGTCGCCGGCACGTTCGTGGCGGGCGTCGCCGGCTGGTGGATCGTGCGGAGCGTCCGGGCGGGCGACGTCGATCTCGCGCGCACGGTGTACCGGCCGGCGGCGATCCTGGGCCTGGCGACGATCGTGGTGAGCGGCGCCGGCGTCGCCGTCTCTGGCGACTGGCAGGCGAAGCTCATGTACGAGCAGCAGCCGGGCAAGATGGCCGCCGCCGAGGCGCTGTGCGAGAGCGAGTACGGTGCGGACTTCTCGATCCTGACGATCGGCGACCTGTCCAACTCGTGCGAGGGCGTGCAGCACGTCATCGCGATCCCCGGTCTGACGTCGTTCCTCGGCACGGGCAGCTTCGACGGCTACCTGCCCGGCGTCGAGGACGTGCAGGAGGAGTACAGCGCCCGGTACGGCGGGGGCCCGCAGTACACGCCGAACCTCGCTGTGACGTACTGGAGCTTCCGCCTGATGATCGGCTTCGCCGTCTTCTCGGCCGCGCTCGCCGTGGCGGGGATGTGGCTCCTCAGACGCGGCCGCGTCACCGACGCGCGATGGTTCTCCCGGCTGTGCCTGATCGCGATCCCCGCTCCGTTCGTGGCGTCGTCGTTCGGGTGGATCTTCACCGAGATGGGGCGGCAGCCGTGGGTCGTGGCGCCGAACCCGACCGGCGTCGACATGATCCGGCTCCTCACGTACGACGGCGTCTCGACGGTCGTCCCGGCGTCCACCGTCCTGACGTCGCTCATCGTCTTCACGGTCCTGTACGGCGTGCTCGCGGTCGTCTGGTTCACGCTCATCCGCCGGTACGCGGCCAAGGGCGTGCCCGAGGCGGCCGGGCCCGTCGCGTCCGCGGAGAACCCACCGGACGACGCCCGCGACGACGCCGCCCGGCTCGACTTCGCGTACTGA
- a CDS encoding Rne/Rng family ribonuclease, producing MSEPTNEAPTNDEPTEAAPAPRRRGPRRASRGVTTPVAPDPAVEAAAPEPEPEPAPVPAPEPEAPPEPSAEPADAEVPVEDDAPPSRATFSHAAPPAPERDADQRLDVFAAFGIGAQAATPEPAAADEVVPAPEPAAADEDDEELPEGAEDAEDGPRLPATALLFQAPEPRARSRRRASSPAGPPSPEDAGERPASPEHVDAPSEAAASDAPEAAERPKRRKRRKSGGSAEPEAPEKTEDAEQAATAAPDEDEPADGDAAEAGAEGEGRRRRRRGGRGRKKAAATDAEDEPASAAPDEAPEAEPDAESTSRRRRRRRSGRADDGARARDEVTALKGSTRLEAKRQRRREGRDAGRRRTIITEAEFLARREAVERAMVVRERDGRTQIAVLEDGVLVEHYVARKQQSSMVGNVYLGRVQNVLPSMEAAFVDLGKGRNAVLYAGEVNWDAAGLEGQPRRIEQALSSGDSVLVQVTKDPIGHKGARLTSQITLAGRYLVLVPSGAMTGISRKLPDTERARLKKLLKEIVPDGQGVIVRTAAEGASEDELRRDVERLTKQWADIQTKVNGSGGTGRKPQKVTAPALLKGEPELALRVVRDVFNEDFSSLTVSGDEAWHTISDYLTTVAPDLAQRLTHWTDDADVFARFRIDEQLAKGLDRKVWLPSGGSLVIDRTEAMTVVDVNTGKFTGSGGTLEETVTRNNLEAAEEIVRQLRLRDIGGIIVIDFIDMVLESNRDLVLRRLIECLGRDRTRHQVAEVTSLGLVQMTRKRVGQGLVEAFSETCEHCHGRGFVVHTEPFEAQPVAEEETPRVGRRRGSRSRGAAQPAQPAEDDASAAAREAVRATLATIAAAAQHAHESTDRPEGDDGATPSADVTPAEVDEVQLVAVESEVEPEPESQAEAEPQSEPEVEPEPEPQAATEADGAAQDEQQPADVAADPGEETEPSDA from the coding sequence GTGTCAGAGCCCACGAACGAAGCGCCCACCAACGACGAGCCCACCGAGGCCGCACCGGCGCCACGCCGCCGCGGCCCGCGGCGCGCCAGCCGGGGGGTGACGACGCCCGTGGCGCCGGACCCCGCCGTCGAGGCCGCCGCACCGGAGCCTGAGCCTGAGCCGGCCCCCGTGCCCGCCCCCGAGCCCGAGGCGCCGCCCGAGCCCTCCGCCGAGCCGGCCGACGCCGAGGTGCCGGTCGAGGACGACGCACCGCCCTCCCGCGCGACGTTCTCGCACGCGGCACCGCCGGCACCCGAGCGCGACGCCGACCAGAGGCTCGACGTGTTCGCCGCCTTCGGCATCGGCGCGCAGGCGGCGACGCCCGAGCCCGCCGCGGCCGACGAGGTCGTGCCTGCGCCCGAGCCCGCCGCGGCGGACGAGGACGACGAAGAGCTGCCCGAGGGGGCCGAGGACGCCGAGGACGGACCCCGTCTGCCGGCTACCGCGCTGCTGTTCCAGGCGCCCGAGCCGCGGGCACGCTCCCGGCGTCGGGCGTCGTCGCCGGCCGGGCCGCCGAGCCCCGAGGATGCCGGCGAGCGACCGGCCTCCCCGGAGCACGTCGACGCGCCCTCTGAGGCGGCGGCGTCCGACGCCCCGGAGGCGGCCGAGCGTCCGAAGCGACGCAAGCGCAGGAAGTCGGGCGGCTCGGCCGAGCCCGAGGCCCCGGAGAAGACCGAGGACGCCGAGCAGGCGGCCACCGCCGCGCCGGACGAGGACGAGCCGGCCGACGGCGATGCCGCCGAGGCCGGCGCCGAGGGCGAGGGCCGCCGTCGTCGTCGCCGCGGAGGGCGGGGCCGCAAGAAGGCGGCGGCCACCGACGCCGAGGACGAGCCTGCGTCCGCTGCGCCGGACGAGGCGCCGGAGGCGGAGCCGGACGCCGAGTCCACGTCGCGACGTCGCCGCCGGCGGCGTTCCGGGCGCGCCGACGACGGCGCCCGCGCACGCGACGAGGTGACGGCGCTCAAGGGGTCGACGCGGCTCGAGGCGAAGCGCCAGCGACGCCGCGAGGGGCGCGACGCCGGACGCCGTCGGACCATCATCACGGAGGCGGAGTTCCTCGCCCGCCGCGAGGCCGTCGAACGCGCGATGGTCGTGCGGGAGCGCGACGGCCGCACGCAGATCGCCGTGCTCGAGGACGGCGTGCTCGTGGAGCACTACGTCGCCCGCAAGCAGCAGTCCTCGATGGTCGGCAACGTGTACCTGGGCCGCGTGCAGAACGTGCTGCCGAGCATGGAGGCGGCGTTCGTCGACCTCGGCAAGGGACGCAACGCGGTGCTGTACGCCGGTGAGGTGAACTGGGACGCCGCCGGGCTCGAGGGGCAGCCGCGCCGGATCGAGCAGGCGCTGTCGTCCGGCGACTCGGTGCTCGTGCAGGTGACGAAGGACCCGATCGGCCACAAGGGCGCGCGACTCACCTCGCAGATCACGCTCGCCGGGCGCTACCTCGTGCTCGTGCCGAGCGGGGCGATGACGGGGATCTCGCGCAAGCTCCCCGACACCGAGCGCGCCCGCCTGAAGAAGCTCCTCAAGGAGATCGTCCCCGACGGGCAGGGCGTCATCGTGCGCACGGCCGCGGAAGGGGCGAGCGAGGACGAGCTGCGCCGCGACGTCGAACGCCTGACCAAGCAGTGGGCGGACATCCAGACGAAGGTCAACGGCTCCGGTGGCACCGGCCGCAAGCCCCAGAAGGTGACGGCGCCTGCCCTGCTGAAGGGCGAGCCGGAGCTCGCGCTGCGCGTCGTCCGTGACGTGTTCAACGAGGACTTCTCCTCGCTCACGGTGTCCGGCGACGAGGCCTGGCACACGATCTCCGACTACCTCACGACCGTCGCGCCCGACCTCGCCCAGCGGCTGACCCACTGGACCGACGACGCGGACGTGTTCGCGCGGTTCCGGATCGACGAGCAGCTCGCCAAGGGGCTCGACCGCAAGGTCTGGCTCCCGTCCGGCGGCTCGCTCGTCATCGACCGCACCGAGGCGATGACCGTCGTCGACGTCAACACCGGGAAGTTCACCGGCTCGGGCGGCACGCTCGAGGAGACCGTCACCCGGAACAACCTCGAGGCCGCCGAGGAGATCGTCCGGCAGCTGAGGCTGCGGGACATCGGCGGGATCATCGTCATCGACTTCATCGACATGGTCCTCGAGTCCAACCGCGACCTCGTGCTGCGGCGGCTCATCGAGTGCCTCGGCCGGGACCGCACGCGGCACCAGGTCGCCGAGGTGACCTCCCTCGGTCTCGTCCAGATGACGCGCAAGCGCGTCGGGCAGGGCCTCGTCGAGGCGTTCAGCGAGACGTGCGAGCACTGCCACGGACGAGGCTTCGTGGTGCACACCGAGCCGTTCGAGGCGCAGCCCGTGGCGGAGGAGGAGACGCCGCGCGTCGGCCGGCGTCGCGGGTCCCGCTCGCGCGGTGCGGCGCAGCCCGCGCAGCCGGCGGAGGACGACGCCTCGGCGGCCGCCCGCGAGGCGGTGCGCGCGACGCTCGCGACCATCGCGGCCGCCGCGCAGCACGCGCACGAGAGCACCGATCGGCCCGAGGGCGACGACGGCGCGACGCCGTCCGCGGACGTGACGCCCGCCGAGGTCGACGAGGTCCAGCTGGTCGCCGTGGAGTCCGAGGTAGAGCCGGAGCCGGAGTCGCAGGCCGAGGCGGAGCCTCAGTCCGAGCCCGAGGTGGAGCCAGAGCCGGAGCCTCAGGCAGCGACCGAGGCGGACGGCGCAGCGCAGGACGAGCAGCAGCCGGCCGACGTCGCCGCGGACCCGGGCGAGGAGACCGAACCCAGCGACGCGTGA
- a CDS encoding peptidase E → MPADAPTILATSGGYRHGDRTLEFGPLVTHAVDLAGATGTPRVCYVGTAGGDQAYRAAAMHEAARLAGVRLDVLQLFSMPNVEDVAGYVLDHDVVWVDGGSVANLLAVWRVHGLDDVMRRAWESGVVLAGVSAGSICWHRGGVTDSFGPDLRPVTNGLGLLPYDNGVHYDSEASRRPAVHRFVAEGLLGETYCTDDGVGLHYRGTELVGAVSETRGAAAWVVRPDGGHAVEDRLDTTLLPGAR, encoded by the coding sequence ATGCCCGCCGACGCCCCGACGATCCTCGCGACCTCCGGTGGCTACCGGCACGGCGACCGCACGCTCGAGTTCGGCCCGCTCGTGACGCACGCCGTCGACCTGGCCGGGGCGACGGGCACGCCGCGCGTCTGCTACGTCGGCACCGCCGGCGGGGACCAGGCCTACCGCGCCGCAGCGATGCACGAGGCCGCACGCCTCGCCGGCGTCCGGTTGGACGTGCTCCAGCTGTTCTCGATGCCGAACGTCGAGGACGTGGCCGGGTACGTGCTCGACCACGACGTCGTCTGGGTCGACGGCGGTTCGGTCGCCAACCTCCTCGCGGTGTGGCGGGTGCACGGCCTGGACGACGTCATGCGGCGGGCCTGGGAGTCGGGCGTCGTGCTCGCCGGCGTGAGCGCCGGCTCGATCTGCTGGCACCGGGGCGGCGTCACCGACTCGTTCGGACCGGACCTGCGCCCGGTCACGAACGGGCTGGGCCTGCTCCCCTACGACAACGGCGTCCACTACGACTCCGAGGCGAGCAGGAGGCCCGCCGTGCACCGGTTCGTCGCCGAAGGCCTGCTCGGCGAGACGTACTGCACCGACGACGGCGTCGGCCTGCACTACCGCGGCACGGAGCTCGTGGGCGCGGTGAGCGAGACGCGCGGCGCGGCCGCCTGGGTCGTGCGGCCCGACGGCGGTCACGCCGTCGAGGACCGGCTCGACACGACGCTGCTGCCGGGCGCTCGATGA